Proteins from one Neodiprion fabricii isolate iyNeoFabr1 chromosome 5, iyNeoFabr1.1, whole genome shotgun sequence genomic window:
- the LOC124182877 gene encoding general transcription factor 3C polypeptide 1 isoform X1: MVSYSSINIVDVIIDEIALEGLDGITLEALWQRLSLRLHDPPPLSKPFMEQVWSICIEVDGIDYYKLEAPRNKLIIFDRYEHIDPDLGTILEPDEVPEDIYPHCPIDDVNAGIKGSCSTYNSRKQISEYVRALTVHQAAEEFGESLVLVASQDIREHALTGNGVCPTLELTVMQYCFLERVGRSRYQGEVTQGKISLASLKEDPKSLFYHRKILLDHKLITKQIHHQKTGGHSCNGSLLHLPRFYVERKPKIIYLAEKVIEILKSKENCVAEYDEIKKELQIENSIKKLFRTNFFLKVVKTDLRVPYRTVYPKAEKKEWQQKNNPTKEKTVRVVQLQDPEMDVSELWGKDEIIDDEETYELDISELKLNVPLLKQANRIVELSGPEGISQCQLAKCLGQTKLQARTMLRNLVKLKIVATYMNDVGRQRVTKFVSKRFEKTSQMSRQFEHEMDKIKKLTRSIDTNNQSHNDSVIPKTIVEPKKIVKTESKCFTMEDPAEVESNNGVSSNDNVKVEEKPTDKNNSDIVDSSDTREEYQMRIKFRIVNLLLVKYGLTKVTKKYKRTYINIAEQDLFSRYPKSVLSQTVSVKKDQKSIERTKHRIEEQSKNELNSAVIDQTEVNVLCDSIEVKLVEQRPQHRLGRPTSQIIGFMEELDLNEKKNISSITYRLLRRANMIIEAVKEHKVIDDLTKLIKMINEEEDREGYDVKIDKKSIVRLLQKLVKDNVVKNIKLTLSNKNREKNITFICDPSIGIDHSIIQSAVEQAKIKFCLIGSQKVRAIMQKQAKEEDESTKLSVEDIQGLEAFNPSKNTKFAPVNLKYDFKAGKRYGYSPKFVRMKELHLFLFYSIYDHPGDTTVPKEIQVANLRNSGYQIDAKLEQEMSTIYNTEVGWKMFIPPLTRHAGWPLGWTIMCDVLLRIPLSIFVKVHNVPYFIPELETYLNHPIRKHFLVKNLPSQIRNILLMARKYIYNIHESVTRLCYIGLLQFGHQKLKEKDQVFIYLNRRSEITDTTSSAVGYHKVEEKEYPKTSYVFDSLQVVEKYWYDMWNTCINTCLGGRATVEGKDILLEDLNKKVDMIKTAKARNPDEAVGLDIGVVPGDRKGAAGVDSAFFAHLKRNWNWGAWYSNQQYCRGEERKKNEQQRTARLSKIKAKPLKFTEFSGLKKVTGPATQHANEIRKKIHQRQKISDERRSKKQKYQLLVSQHVTRQKSFVRTVLPRKRSVRPRVRYDEVDFCALQQMDKLRVDWSPHEDNILLMCKVAMKYLCPNPRKQMINFTAVRDILRTYSTQSHNKTSRACQRRLVYMFRKPETVNSVALGIEEIKQNFYINKRFGGIVEKLKTKCEDSYEYEEQVVKVFKELVKYIDKRYYNLSDMESRGLVPMPKTIQEFNLVYKIKQPTHQSSLHGFTKDVRYKNEIYLATINSVIHSSMCCGKDKTSWAYELFKVYQQYPETLLRSAMTKIRSDQMVSMKKSYMCAFKKHGNYMPMSSSQYQLSTGYTYKFRTKWPYELFHEARHTIEKFLRWQYENQLENLGYAVPDDVDGIEVGPVTGGLVVGVHDYLTRGQLDFDIEIPDQIIMLDPRLKENDETYIRVLRRYQDILTSLDQLNLKKKQMVKTNLIDPEVEEEDELERREFEDKIVKEKREKEDRDRWNYWKSRNDEISKRLEETEMKAQREKEDKERNLRREAFDRKMKERKNKYAQVLQLGEENVSEAIVSEFRNPVDENAETDTDPDENDVVDDDEDSHIIRFQDGTTITLSKEDIESASWNSDEEDTACFAEKTVQSLSIEQQSPPLKRNRDSTNEEYPDKKRFKSDEDGVSEYEQCHIPDSGVESPAVSLFISKQTDVPLQSNATVSLTKRRIDEIDEKNRLVVQLPKRARIEESSNKVSEHGNEGQNIESQSEIRYSADISGRKSVVDTLSAQSSIGTRVNDLIKKMYCQLGVDWGDIKIEDMNDMQKRCTRIALLLMREENDLAVTDIYHAHDYFIVNTFKIFCSLKLRDTKEPRSLEYFYNMELPADILPLKQQLIDELIGDLKRFALFPKDPVPFEDFLNTVGDQLEITEINDLRAIYQYLHDKREIGATNKQITSNFKTTSKSRLHRLLSLLTEHRLVLRSGVTTTRYIHQKFTDPWMIKSFKILRLDKESLSPVSDRIISITEKETVVSATSDDCLVKSENTFPSVEEIQTTGESLNVADLDKVFLLDKNERLCGQTDGQEDATSGNDQTPDNKDIDEKTGNVQTTRRMRKRTALLQPKDIQKAAKKLDFNTVEPIKVVIKPWIRIDGVLNRRVLDRMLGAVLDYCINHPGITLSKVQKRFVPALQPFQVTELVEMLCRLKCVKIRILRKPKVTLFSKPAKINLKPPTGLDSEDEMIIEPEIDASLKFGMFLGNKTYNIDFLP; the protein is encoded by the exons ATGGTTTCGTATTCGTCAATTAACATCGTTGATGTTATCATTGACGAAATTGCCCTCGAAGGTCTGGATGGTATCACATTGGAAG CGCTATGGCAGCGTCTTTCGTTAAGGCTTCACGATCCACCGCCGTTGTCAAAGCCGTTCATGGAACAGGTCTGGTCAATTTGTATAGAGGTAGATGGGATCGATTATTACAAGTTAGAAGCACCGAGGAACAAACTGATTATATTTGACAGATACGAACACATCGATCCTGATCTCGGCACTATCTTAGAGCCT GATGAAGTTCCTGAAGATATCTATCCCCATTGTCCAATCGACGATGTGAATGCAGGAATCAAAGGATCCTGTTCAACTTACAACAGTCGGAAGCAAATCAGTGAATATGTTAGAGCACTGACTGTTCACCAGGCAGCTGAAGAGTTTGGAGAGAGTTTAGTCCTCGTGGCGTCACAAGATATTCGCGAGCACGCATTGACTGGCAACGGAGTTTGTCCGACTTTGGAATTGACCGTGATGCAGTATTGCTTTTTGGAAAGGGTCGGACGATCTCGTTACCAGGGAGAAGTTACACAGGGTAAAATCAGTCTTGCTTCGCTGAAAGAGGATCCAAAATCGTTGTTCTAtcacagaaaaattttacttgatCATAAATTGATCACCAAGCAAATACACCACCAAAAAACCGGCGGGCACAGCTGCAACGGCAGCCTGCTTCACCTGCCACGTTTTTACGTCGAAAGAAAGCCGAAGATTATTTATCTGGCAGAGAAAgtgattgaaatattaaaatctaAGGAAAATTGCGTCGCCGAGTATGACGAGATAAAGAAGGAGCTTCAGATCGaaaattcgattaaaaaactattcagaaccaatttttttctcaaagttgTGAAAACTGATTTG AGGGTGCCGTACAGAACTGTATATCCCAAGGCGGAGAAAAAGGAATGGCAGCAAAAGAACAATCCAACCAAAGAGAAAACAGTGAGAGTTGTACAGCTTCAGGATCCGGAAATGGACGTTTCTGAGCTGTGGGGTAAAGATGAAATTATCGACGACGAAGAAACCTATG AGCTTGATATATCGGAACTGAAGTTAAACGTTCCGTTGTTGAAACAAGCCAATCGGATTGTTGAACTCAGCGGTCCTGAGGGTATTTCACAATGCCAACTAGCCAAGTGCTTGGGACAAACAAAGCTGCAAGCTCGCACGATGCTTAGAAATTTAGTCAAACTGAAGATCGTCGCCACTTATATGAACGACGTAGGCAGACAGCGGGTTACCAAGTTCGTTTCAAAGAGGTTTGAGAAGACCAGCCAGATGAGTAGACAGTTTGAGCACGAGAtggacaaaataaaaaaattgaccagAAGTATCGATACCAATAATCAAAGTCACAATGATTCTGTAATTCCTAAAACGATAGTCGAGCcgaaaaaaatagtgaaaactGAATCAAAGTGCTTTACAATGGAAGACCCGGCAGAAGTGGAATCGAACAACGGAGTTTCCTCCAATGACAATGTAAAAGTTGAGGAGAAGCCtacagataaaaataattccgacATTGTTGATTCGTCTGATACACGTGAAGAATATcaaatgagaataaaatttagaattgtTAATCTATTGCTGGTGAAGTATGGTTTGACAAAGGTGACGAAGAAGTATAAACGAACGTATATTAATATTGCAGAACAAGATTTGTTTTCACGTTATCCAAAATCAGTCCTTTCTCAAACTGTGTCTGTAAAAAAAGATCAGAAATCAATCGAGAGAACGAAGCATCGAATAGAAGAACAAAGCAAAAATGAGCTGAACTCCGCAGTAATTGACCAAACAGAAGTAAACGTGTTGTGCGATAGCATAGAAGTCAAATTAGTCGAGCAAAGACCACAGCATCGTTTGGGAAGACCAACCAGTCAAATTATTGGATTTATGGAAGAACTGGATctgaatgaaaagaaaaatatttctagcATCACGTACAGATTGCTTAGAAGAGCTAATATGATCATTGAAGCTGTTAAAGAGCACAAAGTCATTGATGATCTAACAAAATTAATCAAG ATGATaaacgaggaggaggacagAGAGGGATACGACGTaaagattgataaaaaatcgatCGTCAGACTGCTGCAAAAGTTGGTCAAAGATAATGTGGTGAAGAATATTAAGCTCACACTAAGCAACAAGAATAGggagaaaaatataacattCATTTGCGATCCGTCAATTGGTATTGATCACTCGATAATACAATCTGCGGTTGAACAGGCAAAGATCAAATTTTGTCTAATTGGCTCTCAGAAAGTGAGAGCAATTATGCAGAAACAAGCTAAGGAAGAAGATGAAAGCACAAAACTATCGGTGGAAGACATACAGGGATTGGAGGCTTTCAATCCTTCTAAGAATACAAAATTCGCTCCTGTTAATCTGAAATACGACTTT AAAGCTGGTAAACGCTACGGATATAGTCCAAAATTTGTCCGCATGAAGGAACtgcatttatttcttttttactcaatCTACGATCATCCAGGTGACACCACAGTTCCTAAAGAGATTCAAGTGGCTAACCTGCGAAATTCCGGATACCAAATTGATGCCAAACTCGAGCAGGAGATGAGCACAATTTACAATACTGAAGTCGGATGGAAAATGTTCATTCCCCCATTGACTAGGCATGCAG GGTGGCCTCTGGGATGGACAATAATGTGCGACGTCTTGCTTCGCATCCCGTTATCCATCTTCGTGAAAGTCCACAATGTGCCATACTTCATACCTGAACTGGAAACCTACCTGAATCATCCGATCAGAAAGCATTTCCTGGTAAAGAACTTGCCGTCTCAGATACGAAATATCTTGCTGATGGCGCGTAAATACATATACAACATTCATGAATCTGTAACAAGACTCTGCTACATTGGCCTCTTGCAATTTGGACaccaaaaattaaaagaaaaggaCCAGGTCTTTATCTACTTGAATCGTCGTAGTGAAATAACCGATACAACTTCCTCAGCGGTTGGTTATCATAAGGTCGAAGAAAAGGAGTATCCGAAAACGAGCTACGTCTTCGACTCGCTGCAAGTTGTGGAGAAGTATTGGTACGACATGTGGAACACTTGCATAAACACCTGTTTAGGCGGTCGAGCAACAGTCGAGGGTAAAGACATTCTGCTTGAAGATTTGAACAAGAAAGTGGACATGATAAAAACGGCCAAGGCTCGCAATCCGGACGAGGCTGTCGGTTTGGATATCGGAGTTGTTCCCGGGGATCGAAAGGGAGCTGCCGGTGTTGACTCAGCTTTTTTTGCCCATTTGAAACGTAACTGGAACTGGGGTGCCTGGTATTCCAATCAGCAATATTGTAGGGGTgaggaaaggaagaaaaacgagCAGCAGCGAACTGCGCGTTTATCAAAGATAAAAGCAAAGCCGttaaaattcacagagttctcaGGATTGAAAAAGGTCACAGGTCCCGCTACCCAGCACGCTAATGAAATTCGCAAAAAAATACACCAGCGACAGAAAATATCCGATGAACGCAGGTCCAAGAAGCAAAAGTACCAATTACTCGTTTCTCAGCATGTTACGCGGCAGAAATCGTTCGTTCGAACGGTTTTACCTCGCAAACGAAGCGTCAGACCTAGAGTGAGGTATGATGAGGTGGATTTCTGCGCCTTGCAACAGATGGATAAGCTACGAGTTGACTGGAGTCCTCACGAAGATAACATACTTCTGATGTGCAAGGTGGCAATGAAGTATCTTTGTCCGAATCCGCGCAAACAAATGATCAATTTCACGGCTGTGCGCGACATTCTGCGTACTTATTCCACCCAATCTCACAACAAAACCTCACGCGCCTGCCAGCGCAGGCTGGTTTATATGTTCAGGAAACCGGAAACGGTGAATAGCGTAGCACTTGGAATAGAGGAGATAAAGCAGAACTTTTACATCAACAAACGCTTTGGAGGAATCGTCGAGAAACTGAAAACCAAATGTGAGGATTCCTACGAGTATGAGGAACAAGTTGTCAAGGTATTCAAGGAACTCGTCAAGTACATCGACAAGCGATACTACAACCTGAGCGACATGGAGTCCAGGGGGTTGGTTCCAATGCCTAAAACAATCCAGGAATTTAATCTGGTATACAAAATCAAACAGCCGACACATCAATCTAGCCTGCACGGTTTTACCAAAGACGTCAGGTACAAAAACGAGATATACTTGGCGACGATAAATTCAGTCATTCACAGCTCAATGTGCTGTGGCAAGGACAAAACTTCTTGGGCCTATGAGTTGTTTAAAGTTTATCAACAGTATCCAGAGACGTTGCTCCGCTCTGCCATGACTAAGATTAGAAGCGACCAAATggtatcgatgaaaaaaagttacatGTGCGCGTTCAAAAAGCATGGAAACTATATGCCTATGAGCAGCTCTCAGTACCAATTAAGCACTGGTTACACTTACAAATTTCGAACCAAGTGGCCGTATGAATTATTTCACGAGGCTCGTCACACGATAGAAAAGTTTCTACGCTGGCAGTATGAGAATCAGTTGGAAAATCTTGGTTACGCTGTTCCTGATGACGTTGACGGAATTGAAGTTGGACCTGTCACAGGAGGACTAGTTGTTGGTGTCCACGATTACCTGACCAGGGGTCAGCTAGATTTTGACATAGAAATCCCAGATcaaataataatgcttgatCCGAGATTGAAAGAGAATGACGAAACTTATATCAGAGTTTTACGGCGATACCAGGACATTCTGACAAGTTTGGATCagctgaatttgaaaaagaaacagatGGTTAAAACAAATTTGATTGATCCTGAGgtcgaggaggaggacgaactgGAGAGAAGGGAGTTTGAGGATAAAATAGTGAAGGAGAAACGGGAAAAGGAGGATCGCGACAGGTGGAATTATTGGAAGAGTAGAAACGATGAGATAAGCAAGCGCTTGGAGGAGACTGAAATGAAGGCGCAGCGTGAAAAGGAGGACAAGGAAAGAAACTTGAGGAGGGAAGCGTTTGacagaaaaatgaaggaaaggaaaaacaaatatgCTCAGGTTCTGCAATTGGGCGAGGAAAACGTTTCCGAGGCGATCGTTTCAGAGTTTCGAAATCCTGTTGACGAAAATGCGGAGACTGACACTGATCCGGATGAGAACGACGTGGTAGACGACGATGAGGACAGTCACATCATACGGTTTCAGGATGGCACAACGATCACCCTGAGCAAGGAAGACATCGAATCTGCTTCGTGGAACTCTGACGAGGAAGACACGGCGTGTTTTGctgaaaaaactgttcaatCCTTGTCGATCGAGCAGCAAAGTCCACCCTTAAAACGAAACAGAGATTCTACTAACGAGGAATACCCGgataaaaaaagattcaaatcTGACGAAGATGGGGTTTCGGAATATGAACAATGCCACATACCTGATTCAGGGGTCGAAAGTCCTGCGGTTAGTCTGTTCATATCCAAACAAACTGATGTGCCTCTACAGAGCAACGCGACTGTTTCTCTAACTAAAAGGAGAATAGATGAAATAGACGAAAAAAATAGGCTTGTTGTACAATTACCAAAGCGTGCACGCATTGAGGAATCCTCGAACAAAGTTTCAGAGCACGGGAATGAGGGTCAGAATATTGAATCTCAAAGTGAAATCCGATACAGCGCAGATATTAGCGGGAGAAAAAGCGTCGTCGATACTTTAAGTGCACAGTCGTCGATTGGTACAAGGGTAAATGATTTAATAAAGAAGATGTACTGTCAGCTTGGAGTAGATTGGGGTGATATTAAGATAGAGGATATGAACGACATGCAAAAAAGGTGCACAAGAATAGCGCTTCTATTGATGAGAGAAGAGAATGATCTTGCAGTAACAGACATTTATCATGCTCACGATTACTTCATCGTCaatactttcaaaattttttgctctctAAAGTTACGTGATACCAAAGAACCGAGGAGcctcgaatatttttacaacatGGAATTACCCGCCGACATTTTACCACTGAAACAGCAACTGATTGACGAGTTGATAGGAGATTTGAAAAGGTTCGCACTGTTTCCTAAAGATCCAGTACCGTTTGAAGATTTTCTGAACACCGTTGGGGACCAATTAGAAATAACTGAAATTAACGATCTACGTGCAATCTATCAGTATTTGCATGACAAGAGAGAAATTGGAGCCACTAATAAGCAAATTACA TCCAACTTCAAAACCACATCCAAAAGTCGACTGCATCGTCTGTTATCCCTACTAACGGAGCACCGTTTAGTCCTTCGATCTGGTGTCACAACAACGCGTTATATACATCAAAAGTTTACAGACCCATGGATGataaaatcattcaaaatacTCCGCCTGGACAAAGAATCTTTGTCACCTGTGTCCGACAGAATTATATCAATTACCGAAAAAGAGACCGTTGTTTCGGCAACCAGTGATGACTGTTTGGTAAAATCAGAGAATACATTTCCTTCTGTAGAAGAAATCCAAACCACTGGTGAATCATTGAATGTTGCGGACTTGGATAAAGTTTTTTTGCTAGATAAAAACGAGCGACTCTGCGGGCAGACAGATGGCCAGGAAGATGCGACAAGTGGCAATGATCAAACACCTGACAATAAggatatcgatgaaaaaaccGGTAACGTACAGACCACGCGCAGAATGAGAAAGAGGACAGCCTTACTTCAACCCAAGGATATTCAAAAAGCGGCAAAGAAACTTGACTTCAA CACAGTGGAGCCGATAAAAGTGGTAATAAAGCCATGGATTCGTATTGATGGAGTTCTTAATCGGCGTGTTTTAGACAGGATGCTGGGTGCGGTTTTAGATTACTGTATCAATCATCCAGGCATTACCTTATCCAAAGTGCAAAAAAGATTTGTTCCAGCCTTACAGCCGTTCCAGGTTACCGAATTAGTCGAG ATGCTCTGTAGACTGAAATGcgtgaaaataagaattctcCGTAAACCAAAGGTCACGTTATTTTCAAAGCCAGCCAAAATAAACCTGA AACCACCAACTGGCTTGGATTCAGAGGATGAAATGATTATCGAGCCCGAAATTGATGCAAGTCTAAAATTCGGCATGTTTTTAGGGAATAAAACTTATAATATAGACTTTTTACCGTAA